The Pocillopora verrucosa isolate sample1 chromosome 2, ASM3666991v2, whole genome shotgun sequence genome has a segment encoding these proteins:
- the LOC131782529 gene encoding microprocessor complex subunit DGCR8, with amino-acid sequence MSVDNGMNQLADVVKAPTALTVSENSKWRTEIEEMENNSEKVSSIAGMNITTYSEEESLKEMPGQTERVPLKRNSDEDYVDNKRRRTEGDQAAMTRSNDRENVNSTTGDEKQEGENQTDEQERKVIIMKGSLPKLALPEGWIALNHRSGGIVYLHKPSRVCTWSRPYHIGGGSVRKHDVPLAAIPCLHQKKGFLIEQKNAEETKSENGISKLTNPAGSVLNALNTRDVEKCYANDKDNITQHPQITEKAHDYSEQVSSIKNISEEEQESTDSCKKTPTSLELLDVGELGRYLSNLWEFHTLTSEQERYAVMPLPHTVDDLELPSSLECVSYPVKGSENGKSSGKDYLLNAGGKTPVALLHEYCQRFLKSKPVYLASECASSDSPFVAEVQIDGIKHGSGAGSSKKIARQIAAESTLEVLLPGTFKKIRDYQISDAELEFFDKVDILNPRLYEFCSKTSLPSPSQVLEECVRRNQGICSSIEFSTFCEQDKSLVFIITCGKHTAKVPCKNKRTGKQLASQHILKSLHPHLEKWGALMRIYCDRPTGSIKKYKKDDNDTANEKAGSDSSANTNLLERLKSEMRKLGSENEKGKTDSLNKPADPVFTVTL; translated from the exons ATGTCAGTTGACAATGGGATGAATCAGCTGGCAGATGTTGTCAAAGCACCAACGGCGTTAACTGTCAGCGAAAATAGTAAATGGAGAACTGAAATtgaagaaatggaaaataactCGGAAAAGGTCTCCTCCATAGCAGGTATGAATATAACGACTTATTCTGAGGAGGAATCGCTCAAAGAGATGCCGGGTCAGACAGAGAGAGTACCGCTCAAGAGAAATTCTGATGAAGACTACGTGGATAATAAACGACGAAGAACAGAAGGAGATCAAGCTGCTATGACTCGGTCAAATGACAGGGAAAACGTTAACAGTACAACAGGAGATGAAAAACAAGAAGGAGAAAATCAAACAGATGAACAAGAACGAAAAGTTATTATCA TGAAGGGAAGTCTGCCAAAGCTGGCATTGCCAGAGGGTTGGATAGCACTTAATCATCGCAGTGGAGGAATTGTTTATCTCCATAAGCCATCAAGAGTGTGCACTTGGTCTCGTCCTTATCATATTGGTGGCGGAAGTGTCAgg AAACATGATGTACCATTGGCTGCTATTCCATGCCTCCACCAGAAAAAGGGATTTTTAATAGAACAAAAGAATGCTGAAGAAACAAAGTCAGAGAACGGTATCTCCAAGTTAACAAACCCGGCAGGTTCAGTCTTAAATGCACTGAACACTCGGGATGTTGAAAAATGTTATGCGAATGACAAGGATAACATCACACAACACCCACAAATTACAGAGAAGGCTCATGATTATAGTGAACAAGTTTCgtcaataaaaaatatctctgAAGAAGAACAAGAGTCTACTGACAGCTGCAAGAAGACTCCAACAAGTTTGGAGTTATTAGACGTTGGAGAACTAGGAAGATACTTGTCAAATTTATGGGAGTTTCATACCCTAACATCCGAACAAGAACGGTACGCTGTAATGCCCCTACCACACACTGTCGATGATCTTGAATTACCTTCAAGTCTGGAGTGTGTATCGTATCCAGTAAAAGGCTCAGAGAATGGGAAGAGCTCTGGTAAAGATTATCTGTTAAATGCTGGTGGTAAAACACCTGTGGCTTTATTACATGAGTACTGTCAGCGATTTTTGAAGTCCAAACCAGTTTATCTTGCCAGTGAATGTGCTAGTTCAGATAGTCCCTTTGTGGCAGAGGTACAAATAGATGGCATCAAACATGGCTCTGGGGCTGGTTCCAGTAAGAAAATAGCTCGCCAAATTGCTGCTGAATCTACTCTTGAAGTTCTGTTGCCAGGAACGTTTAAGAAAATTCGTGATTATCAGATCTCTGATGCCGAGCTAGAG ttttttgaCAAAGTAGACATCTTGAACCCTCGGCTTTACGAGTTTTGTTCGAAAACCTCTCTCCCCAGTCCCTCACAAGTCCTTGAGGAATGTGTAAGGAG AAATCAGGGTATTTGTTCTTCCATTGAGTTTTCAACCTTCTGCGAACAGGACAAAAGTCTCGTATTTATTATAACGTGTGGCAAGCATACAGCAAAG GTTCCTTGTAAAAACAAACGAACTGGCAAGCAGTTAGCGTCTCAGCATATCCTCAAA AGCCTACATCCTCATCTCGAAAAATGGGGAGCACTTATGCGGATCTACTGCGACAGACCTACAGGGTCAATAAAAAAG tacaaaaaagatgataatgatACAGCCAATGAGAAGGCAG
- the LOC131782535 gene encoding carbohydrate sulfotransferase 4-like yields the protein MARWAKIKFGFGSLLVLSAVSLGLFFAFLDMSVHQHIVLSQDLLGASKRLFSLTGPMTTIPWAPVEPTDKALERKQRIVLIVAHGRSGSTFLASIFNQHPRVFYVFEPLHGIQRTKPEDYDKIAINLLHHIFKCDFSAGNSTRDIGSFFRFYSRALSSPPFCNFRQGDPRWRRKDCLTVTQENLEHSCKKQHDTIVYKLLLERIPGQSIEKLFETCELAGIECKIIYLLRDIRPVVMSSQRVAFFKEVNRREKSSMRQFVHSRCQMTEANLRLVRNLPVSLRSRVRLVRYEDLAVAPLTVLQSLFEYAGLEVLENIKQWIVNITQPSAKDLRAEKRNPVSVIRNSLEILNKWRRLIDSCSVNVIERYCRDVMKSMGYIATEGSVEMLKNLTIPLFAENYPAAKY from the coding sequence ATGGCTAGATGGGCAAAAAttaagtttggttttggttcCTTGTTGGTCCTCTCTGCTGTTTCATTGggtttattttttgcttttcttgatatGTCAGTGCACCAACACATTGTTCTGAGCCAGGATCTACTTGGTGCTTCGAAGAGGTTATTTTCATTGACAGGGCCAATGACGACGATACCGTGGGCTCCTGTTGAGCCGACGGACAAGGCTCTGGAGAGGAAGCAAAGGATTGTGTTAATTGTTGCTCATGGCCGATCTGGTTCTACGTTTCTGGCCAGCATTTTTAACCAACATCCACGAGTATTTTACGTGTTTGAGCCACTTCATGGAATTCAGAGAACAAAACCTGAGGATTATgataaaattgcaataaatctTCTTCATCACATTTTCAAGTGTGACTTTAGTGCGGGGAATTCAACGCGGGATATCGGCAGTTTTTTTCGGTTCTATAGTCGAGCCTTGAGCTCTCCGCCATTCTGTAACTTTAGACAGGGAGATCCTAGATGGCGAAGAAAAGACTGTTTAACTGTAACACAAGAAAATCTTGAACATTCGTGTAAAAAACAACATGATACAATTGTTTATAAGCTTCTCTTGGAAAGGATTCCTGGCCAATCAATCGAAAAGCTCTTTGAAACTTGCGAATTGGCGGGAATAGAGTGCAAAATCATATATTTATTACGTGATATAAGACCAGTGGTAATGTCTTCTCAGAGGGTAGCCTTTTTCAAAGAAGTGAACAGAAGGGAAAAGTCATCGATGAGACAATTTGTTCATTCTCGTTGTCAGATGACGGAGGCAAATCTTCGTTTGGTAAGAAATCTTCCAGTATCGCTTCGCAGTCGTGTAAGACTGGTGCGATATGAAGACTTGGCGGTGGCACCCTTAACCGTTTTGCAGTCTTTGTTCGAGTATGCTGGACTTGAAGTGttagaaaatatcaaacaatgGATTGTAAACATAACACAGCCCAGCGCTAAGGATTTAAGGGCGGAGAAGCGAAATCCTGTATCTGTTATCAGAAATTCTTTGGAGATTCTGAACAAGTGGCGACGTTTAATAGATTCCTGTTCAGTGAACGTGATTGAGAGATATTGCCGTGATGTGATGAAATCAATGGGCTACATTGCAACAGAAGGCTCGGTAGAAATGCTTAAAAATCTTACAATACCACTTTTTGCTGAGAATTACCCAGCGGCTAAATATTAG
- the LOC131782533 gene encoding carbohydrate sulfotransferase 6-like, whose product MAFRRRVRRNLILLLIFTFISVGLFFALLQTSRDVVKNRNVFQSGSTFITTSNLTTNEAPLEIKTSSVNDLTERMLQHKVKSRQVLLVVAHGRSGSTFLADIFDKHPRVFYIFEPLHGIRKMQVGDYDTFATNYLQQIFQCNFSMGNTSKEIGRFFRFYSRALSSPPFCKYKQGDPKWSRKYCSPVTQKKLEHTCKVQHNTVVYKLLLDRIPGQSLERLFHVCEMADVECKIIYLIRDMRPVVMSSQKVAFFREVDRKTRPSLRQFVYSCCEMIERNLYLVKKFPPSLRSRVRLVRYEDLAAEPLQVFDSLYRFAELEMLENIKQWIVKITQPSFADLKKEEKRPVSMIRNSLEVLNKWRLLADSCFVDVIERYCRDAMKLMGYVATDGSVEMLQNSTIPLFNENYTTQNWI is encoded by the coding sequence ATGGCCTTTCGCCGGAGAGTTCGACGAAACCTCATCCTCCTGCTAATATTCACTTTTATATCTGTTGGTTTATTTTTCGCTTTACTCCAAACATCCCGAGACGTTGTCAAGAACAGAAACGTATTTCAGTCTGGGAGTACGTTTATTACGACATCAAATCTAACGACAAATGAGGCTCCTTTGGAAATCAAAACAAGCTCAGTTAACGATTTGACAGAGAGGATGTTGCAGCACAAGGTGAAAAGTCGTCAAGTCTTGTTGGTTGTTGCCCACGGAAGATCTGGTTCTACATTTCTAGCTGATATTTTTGACAAGCATCCACGAGTCTTTTATATCTTCGAACCACTGCACGGGATTAGGAAAATGCAAGTCGGGGATTACGATACGTTTGCGACGAATTATCTTCAACAAATTTTTCAATGCAACTTCAGTATGGGTAATACAAGCAAAGAGATAGGTCGTTTTTTTCGTTTCTACAGCCGAGCATTGAGTTCACCCCCGTTTTGCAAATACAAGCAAGGAGATCCAAAATGGAGCCGAAAGTACTGTTCGCCTGTTACTCAAAAAAAACTTGAACACACGTGTAAAGTGCAGCACAACACAGTCGTTTATAAGCTTCTTTTGGATAGAATCCCTGGCCAATCACTTGAGAGGCTTTTCCACGTGTGCGAAATGGCAGATGTTGAatgcaaaattatttatttaatacgTGATATGCGACCAGTTGTAATGTCCTCTCAAAAAGTAGCCTTTTTTCGAGAGGTTGATCGGAAAACAAGACCATCCCTAAGACAGTTCGTTTATTCTTGCTGCGAAATGATTGAGAGGAATCTTTACCTGGTGAAAAAGTTTCCTCCATCTCTTCGAAGTCGTGTGAGACTTGTGCGATATGAAGACTTAGCGGCCGAACCGCTGCAAGTTTTCGATTCTTTGTATCGATTCGCAGAACTCGAAATGctagaaaatatcaaacaatgGATCGTGAAAATAAcacagccgagttttgcggatttgaaaaaagaggaaaaacgcCCAGTTTCAATGATAAGGAACTCACTGGAAGTTCTGAACAAGTGGCGACTTTTGGCAGATTCTTGTTTCGTGGATGTGATTGAGCGATATTGCCGTGATGCGATGAAATTGATGGGATATGTTGCAACAGATGGTTCGGTGGAAATGCTCCAAAATTCAACGATTCCACTATTTAACGAGAATTATACAACGCAAAATTGGATATAG
- the LOC131782566 gene encoding LOW QUALITY PROTEIN: guanine nucleotide-binding protein subunit beta-like protein 1 (The sequence of the model RefSeq protein was modified relative to this genomic sequence to represent the inferred CDS: inserted 1 base in 1 codon; substituted 1 base at 1 genomic stop codon) produces the protein MENRSPPDPLYVLRGTEAALNVVKFAPKSVREEGLLLSGSAKGIISLWNLKXKRSEITLDGHDGHAILAADFHPCGNVISHGRDGYLRIWQCSEGRKEVVNSITAPFLGFCQFCVLSRGDVKSYPIWIGLPXASNFPVGLIFMLWSQKTILFALKSDDGKSLGMCMCISLISDPATNKPFLIAGYESGQLVLWDVMAGKILSRNPTHAESVLCMDVDKEDLRIVSGSAGSKLCVSSVTPQHSITVEKEIELKNPGIASVKIRKDRKILATGGWDGRIRVYSWKTLKPLAYLSYHTQTINTVDFSEDLCDHGQLLAAGGKDSRISLWSLYNEK, from the exons ATGGAAAATAGAAGCCCACCGGACCCATTGTATGTTCTGCGCGGTACAGAAGCAGCCTTAAATGTCGTCAAGTTTGCTCCAAAGTCTGTTAGGGAAGAAGGACTTCTACTTTCTGG GTCTGCTAAAGGAATTATCAGTTTGTGGAATCTTA ACAAAAGATCAGAGATAACATTAGATGGTCATGATGGACATGCCATCCTTGCTGCCGATTTTCACCCTTGTGGGAATGTGATAAG tcatGGCAGGGATGGGTATCTACGAATATGGCAGTGTTCTGAAGGAAGAAAAGAGGTGGTCAACAGTATCACAGCTCCTTTTCTTGGATTTTGTCAGTTTTGTGTTTTGTCAAGAGGTGATGTAAAAAGCTA TCCCATTTGGATTGGTCTGCCATAAGCCAGTAATTTCCCAG TAGGTTTAATATTCATGCTCTGGAGTCAAAAGACAATCTTGTTTGCTCTAAAATCTGATGATGGAAAGTCACTTG GGATGTGCATGTGTATCTCGTTGATCTCTGATCCAGCAACAAACAAGCCTTTCTTGATCGCAGGTTATGAAAGTGGTCAGCTTGTGCTCTGGGATGTTATGGCTGGAAAAATCTTGAGTAGAAATCCAACTCACGCTGAATCAG TTCTCTGCATGGATGTAGACAAAGAGGACCTCAGAATAGTGTCTGGCTCGGCGGGTAGTAAGCTGTGTGTGTCATCAGTAACACCTCAG CACAGCATAACagtggaaaaagaaattgagctGAAAAACCCAGGCATTGCTTCAGTCAAAATCAGGAAAGATCGTAAAATACTGGCCACTGGTGGATGGGATGGCAG GATAAGAGTATACAGCTGGAAAACACTCAAACCATTGGCTTACCTTAGTTATCATACACAAACTATAAACACGGTGGATTTCTCAGAAGATCTGTGTGACCACGGACAGCTCTTGGCTGCCGGTGGAAAAGATTCCAGAATTAGTCTGTGGTCTTTGTACAATGAAAAATAG